ACCGCGATGGAGCCGAACAGCAGGCAGAGGATGCCGCCCATCACCGGCACCGGGATGGCCTGCAGCGCCGCGCCGAACTTGCCGATGAAGGCCAGGGCGATGGCGAACACGGCGGCCCAGGTCATGATCTTCGGGTTGAAGTTCTTGGTCAGCATCACCGCGCCGGTCACCTCGGCGTAGGTGGTGTTGGGCGGGCCACCGAACAGGCCGGCGGCCGAGGTGGCCAGGCCGTCGCCGAGCAGGGTGCGGTGCAGGCCGGGCTTCTTGATGAAGTTGTTGCCGGTGACGCTGCCAATGGCCACCACCCCGCCGATATGCTCGATGGCCGGAGCCAGGGCCACCGGCACTATGTAGAGGATGGCGCCCCAGTGCAGTTCGGGGGCGACGAAGGCCGGCAGCGCCAGCCAGGGCGCGGCGGCGATGGCGTCGGTCTTGATCACGCCGAAGAAGGCGGCCAGCAGGCAGCCCACGGCGATGCCGGCGAGGATCGGCACCAGGCGCAGCAGACCCTTGCCGAGCACGGCCACCAGCAGGGTGGTGACCAGCGCCGGCATGGAGATCAGCATGGCGGTCTGGTAGGGCACCAGCTCCATGGCGCCGTCGCCGCTCTTGCCCATGGCCATGTTCACCGCCACCGGCGACAGGGCCAGGCCGATGGAGATGATCACCGGCGCGATCACCACCGGCGGCAGCAGGCGGTCGATGAAGCCGGCGCCACGCACCCGCACCAGCGCGCTGAGCAGCACGTAGACCAGGCCGGCGGCGACTATGCCGCCGAGCACCGCGGGCAGGCCGAACTGGCCCTTGGCGGCGATGATCGGCGCGATGAAGGCGAAGCTCGACGCCAGGAACACCGGCACCTGGCGGCCGGTGACCAGCTGGAACAGCAGGGTGCCGACGCCGGCGGTGAACAGCGCCACGTTGGGGTCCATGCCGGTGATCAGCGGCATCAGCACGAGGGCGCCGAAGGCCACGAAGAGCATCTGCGCGCCGGAGATCACCTGGCGCCAGAGGGGGTCGTTGAACTGCTGGGTCATGCTCAGGCGTCCTTCTGCTTGGTGCCAAAGATCTTGTCGCCGGCATCGCCCAGGCCGGGAATGATGTAGCCGTGTTCGTTGAGGCGCTGGTCGATCGAGGCGGTGTAGATCACCACGTCCGGGTGGGCGTCCTCGACCGCCTGGATGCCTTCCGGCGCGGCGACCAGCACCATGGCGCGGATCTCCTTGCAGCCGGCCTTCTTCAGCAGGTCGATGGTGGCGACCAGCGAGCCGCCGGTGGCCAGCATGGGGTCGACGATCAGCGCCAGGCGCTCGTCGATCTCCGGCGCCAGCTTCTCCAGGTAGGTGTGTGCCTGCAGGGTCTCCTCGTTGCGGGCGATGCCCACGGCGCTCACCTTGGCTCCGGGGATCAGGCTGAGCACGCCGTCGAGCATGCCGATGCCGGCGCGCAGGATCGGTACCACGGTGATCTTCTTGCCGGCGATCTTCTCCACCTGCACCGGCCCGGCCCAGCCCTGGATCTCGTAGCTTTCCAGCGGCAGGTCGTTGGTCGCCTCGTAGGTCAGCAGGGCGCCCACTTCCTGGGCCAGTTCGCGGAAATTCTTGGTACTGATGTCGGCGCGGCGCATCAGGCCGAGCTTGTGGCGGATCAGCGGGTGGCGGATCTCACGGATGGGCATGCGGAGTTCTCCGGGCGGGCAAAAATTCTGGCTAGAGTAAAGCACTGCTGATGCCAGATAGAAGCCGCGCAGTTTACCGATTCGCCTGAGCAAATGGTCA
This DNA window, taken from Pseudomonas alcaligenes, encodes the following:
- a CDS encoding uracil-xanthine permease family protein translates to MTQQFNDPLWRQVISGAQMLFVAFGALVLMPLITGMDPNVALFTAGVGTLLFQLVTGRQVPVFLASSFAFIAPIIAAKGQFGLPAVLGGIVAAGLVYVLLSALVRVRGAGFIDRLLPPVVIAPVIISIGLALSPVAVNMAMGKSGDGAMELVPYQTAMLISMPALVTTLLVAVLGKGLLRLVPILAGIAVGCLLAAFFGVIKTDAIAAAPWLALPAFVAPELHWGAILYIVPVALAPAIEHIGGVVAIGSVTGNNFIKKPGLHRTLLGDGLATSAAGLFGGPPNTTYAEVTGAVMLTKNFNPKIMTWAAVFAIALAFIGKFGAALQAIPVPVMGGILCLLFGSIAVVGLNTLNRHQVDLSEARNLIIVSVTLVFGIGGMVIGGQEFALSGISLCAIAALALNLLLPGGSAWHKHPQIDPEI
- the upp gene encoding uracil phosphoribosyltransferase; protein product: MPIREIRHPLIRHKLGLMRRADISTKNFRELAQEVGALLTYEATNDLPLESYEIQGWAGPVQVEKIAGKKITVVPILRAGIGMLDGVLSLIPGAKVSAVGIARNEETLQAHTYLEKLAPEIDERLALIVDPMLATGGSLVATIDLLKKAGCKEIRAMVLVAAPEGIQAVEDAHPDVVIYTASIDQRLNEHGYIIPGLGDAGDKIFGTKQKDA